The following coding sequences are from one Haloarcula sp. DT43 window:
- a CDS encoding transposase, with protein sequence MTTTTTKTLEATLAPPTAHKERKLCDLLDTYRAGLHEAFDAGCKTMTATSDVVTPYDLPYQAKAALCNYVPQLHGTYDAQELDDDHPIRLTNQAAEFDHSPERDYEFTWWVPQPGRGTNFWIPLRINPAQEELWHDLVDGEASAGQLRLQRHRTSWTLHVTVEYPVEEPDYDATDDVTPVGFDIGEAHLLAGCACEQGTPTDPLLINGGQARHLRKEMFTTLCRLQERDAAQWRIDERFDHYQNALTDIIEKASREAVEYARRFEKPVIVLEDLAYIRESLDYGEWMNRRLHAWAFARVQQRIEDKARETGIPVRYVRPDYTSQTCHECGHIGYRNGDEFRCQNEECWVTEYHADINAAVNIADRHDPWGESLPLKPAGDDISRDGSACDSAATPTEQSQPRQMTLGEVGSEPSAGR encoded by the coding sequence CGCTCGCCCCACCGACAGCCCACAAAGAGCGCAAACTGTGTGACTTGCTCGACACCTACCGGGCAGGACTCCACGAAGCGTTCGACGCCGGGTGCAAGACGATGACCGCCACCAGCGACGTGGTGACGCCCTACGACCTGCCGTATCAGGCGAAGGCAGCCCTGTGTAACTACGTCCCGCAACTGCACGGCACCTACGACGCTCAGGAGTTAGACGACGACCATCCGATTCGACTCACCAACCAAGCCGCCGAGTTCGACCACTCGCCGGAGCGAGACTACGAGTTTACGTGGTGGGTGCCACAGCCGGGTCGTGGGACGAACTTCTGGATTCCGCTTCGCATCAATCCCGCCCAAGAGGAACTGTGGCACGACCTCGTTGACGGTGAGGCGTCGGCAGGGCAACTTCGCCTGCAACGCCACCGCACGTCGTGGACACTCCACGTCACCGTCGAGTACCCGGTCGAAGAACCTGACTACGACGCGACAGACGACGTGACACCAGTCGGCTTCGATATTGGCGAAGCACACCTGCTCGCGGGCTGTGCCTGCGAGCAGGGCACTCCGACTGACCCACTACTCATCAACGGCGGTCAAGCGCGACACCTCCGCAAAGAGATGTTCACGACGCTCTGCCGCCTGCAAGAGCGTGACGCCGCCCAGTGGCGGATTGACGAGCGATTTGACCACTACCAGAACGCGCTCACGGACATTATCGAGAAGGCCAGCCGGGAAGCCGTCGAGTACGCCCGTCGCTTCGAGAAGCCGGTTATCGTCCTCGAAGATTTGGCCTACATCCGCGAGTCGCTGGACTACGGCGAGTGGATGAACCGACGCCTCCACGCATGGGCGTTCGCTCGCGTTCAACAGCGCATCGAGGACAAAGCACGAGAGACTGGTATCCCGGTCAGATACGTCCGACCGGACTACACGAGTCAGACGTGCCACGAGTGCGGTCACATCGGGTATCGGAATGGCGACGAGTTCCGATGCCAAAACGAGGAGTGTTGGGTCACGGAGTATCACGCAGACATTAACGCGGCGGTCAACATCGCTGACCGCCACGACCCGTGGGGTGAGAGCCTGCCGCTGAAACCGGCGGGCGATGACATTTCACGGGATGGGAGCGCCTGTGACAGCGCCGCGACCCCCACCGAGCAGAGCCAACCTCGGCAGATGACGCTCGGAGAGGTCGGGTCGGAACCCTCTGCCGGTCGGTAG
- a CDS encoding primase-associated protein, with translation MEPTYNRCCIQPLYSASHSCQFQRVSTELQVLDRGFKEYAEGGGEEDLIEDVDTICEWAFDSTIRTKRFDEPKLKVPGVLAVLSTLASCAIRKHEYLENAPPEKIQLIQHVQYMHTNLLMTMMGQFDPDWFLHIGDRLYEKELDQARPHPACGATAIVLHEDADPEFDKFFEIPMVAATERCKARFHGGSWGGRYGPEDNEAVGETHYHIRDNNIYVLIEHAEALLWERQSEAFNALIEFGWEAIHEDEIQTVFNESEIIKPEIEDLLKHGDKDQLWTDWDPQENLLRLVRNAAKQVDDLDPTEYNQAGDYFDAIDNYEADGFGESSAKTKIKNTKSLAVKLTSISESEDFPSVDIKRHDRGRADYTVGSGGGSGKEITLESLDDIFELPCFKNMVEALKLENSGPVRKDLYNFVRMVYWLEGYHDLPEQKREDAVVDDIHDLFESKWDWYDRETTDYQARYELRNGDINGNTPLPMHCDNPDMQSHCIGKHACPYSIYGSLPFPQEMYDQLEDNERGGQQRLFD, from the coding sequence GTGGAACCAACATACAACCGGTGCTGCATCCAGCCTCTATATTCAGCAAGCCACTCCTGTCAATTTCAGAGGGTTTCAACAGAGCTACAAGTCCTTGATCGAGGCTTCAAAGAGTACGCCGAAGGGGGCGGCGAAGAAGACCTCATCGAAGACGTCGACACAATTTGCGAGTGGGCATTCGACTCCACAATTCGAACCAAACGATTCGATGAACCCAAGCTCAAAGTCCCAGGCGTCCTTGCAGTCTTGAGCACACTGGCCAGTTGCGCTATCCGCAAACACGAATATCTCGAAAATGCTCCCCCTGAAAAAATCCAGCTGATTCAGCATGTTCAGTACATGCATACGAATTTATTAATGACGATGATGGGGCAATTTGATCCAGACTGGTTCCTTCATATTGGTGATAGACTATACGAAAAAGAGTTGGACCAGGCGCGACCTCACCCCGCCTGTGGAGCCACTGCAATTGTCTTGCACGAAGATGCCGACCCCGAGTTCGACAAGTTCTTCGAGATTCCAATGGTCGCCGCAACCGAGCGCTGCAAGGCCCGCTTCCATGGGGGGAGTTGGGGCGGGCGGTATGGGCCCGAAGACAACGAAGCCGTCGGTGAAACGCACTATCATATTCGTGATAATAACATCTACGTCCTCATCGAACACGCCGAAGCCCTCCTCTGGGAGCGACAAAGTGAGGCGTTCAATGCACTCATCGAGTTCGGGTGGGAAGCCATCCACGAAGACGAAATCCAGACTGTCTTCAACGAGAGTGAGATCATCAAACCGGAGATTGAAGACTTGTTGAAACACGGAGATAAAGACCAACTCTGGACCGACTGGGACCCCCAAGAAAATCTGCTTCGACTCGTCCGAAATGCGGCCAAACAGGTCGACGACCTGGACCCAACCGAGTACAATCAGGCCGGGGACTACTTCGATGCCATAGATAATTACGAGGCCGATGGGTTTGGAGAAAGCAGCGCAAAAACCAAGATAAAGAACACAAAATCCCTGGCAGTAAAACTAACATCTATCTCTGAGTCTGAAGATTTCCCCTCCGTGGATATCAAACGCCACGACCGGGGTCGTGCAGATTATACAGTCGGGTCAGGGGGTGGGAGTGGCAAAGAAATCACCCTCGAATCGCTGGATGATATCTTCGAATTACCGTGTTTCAAAAACATGGTTGAGGCATTAAAATTAGAGAATAGTGGGCCGGTGAGAAAGGACCTGTATAACTTTGTTCGAATGGTGTATTGGCTGGAAGGATATCACGATTTACCGGAGCAAAAACGAGAAGATGCGGTGGTTGATGACATCCACGATCTCTTTGAAAGTAAGTGGGACTGGTACGACCGCGAGACCACCGATTATCAGGCTCGTTATGAATTGCGGAACGGCGATATCAATGGGAACACCCCGTTGCCGATGCACTGCGACAACCCCGATATGCAATCTCACTGCATCGGGAAGCATGCTTGTCCCTACTCGATCTACGGGAGCCTTCCCTTCCCCCAAGAGATGTACGACCAGCTCGAAGACAATGAACGGGGCGGGCAGCAGCGATTGTTTGATTGA
- a CDS encoding helix-turn-helix domain-containing protein, translated as MATEARFTVPSDQFPLGTVFDQLPNVRVELERLIPTEGVVIPYFWVRGTEVTDIESAFTEHLGVKSIRLVDSVDDEYLLRVEWPLDYEGVLTVLAETGVTLIEAIGTSQWWTFEVRCDDRRDLVEFQRRCRELDIPITMTALHALTPVETATEADLTDTQLEALVLAYQRGYYESPRQVTLEALGEELGISQQAVGSRLRGGIKHVLGSTLSALTVQP; from the coding sequence ATGGCTACTGAGGCGAGGTTCACGGTTCCGTCAGACCAGTTCCCCTTGGGGACAGTGTTCGACCAACTGCCGAACGTGAGGGTCGAACTGGAGCGACTCATCCCCACAGAGGGCGTGGTGATTCCCTACTTCTGGGTGCGGGGAACCGAAGTCACCGACATCGAGAGCGCGTTCACCGAGCACCTGGGCGTGAAGAGCATTCGGCTCGTCGACTCTGTCGATGACGAGTACTTGTTACGCGTCGAGTGGCCGCTAGACTACGAAGGCGTGCTAACCGTACTGGCGGAGACAGGTGTTACACTGATCGAGGCCATCGGGACAAGCCAATGGTGGACATTCGAGGTTCGCTGTGATGACCGACGTGACCTCGTTGAGTTTCAACGACGCTGTCGAGAGCTGGACATCCCGATAACGATGACGGCACTGCACGCACTCACGCCGGTTGAGACGGCAACCGAAGCCGACCTCACTGACACCCAGCTAGAGGCGCTGGTGCTTGCCTACCAACGTGGGTACTACGAGTCGCCCCGCCAGGTCACGTTGGAAGCCCTCGGCGAGGAACTCGGCATCTCACAGCAGGCCGTCGGCTCCCGTCTCCGTGGGGGAATCAAACACGTCCTCGGGAGCACACTCTCAGCCCTTACAGTCCAACCCTGA
- a CDS encoding DUF7344 domain-containing protein — protein MTNKGSLTFDSVLNLCQHRYRRIVLGTLVEDRRSVTIDDLTEAVLKYNHHTTIPEASKDVLTDVRLSLHHVHLPKLASGGLITYDPERQFVEPTEQLDRVQSTLSTVLGADPTLEPVLE, from the coding sequence ATGACGAATAAGGGGTCTCTCACCTTCGACTCGGTACTCAACCTATGTCAGCATCGGTACCGGCGGATCGTCCTCGGGACGCTCGTTGAAGACCGGCGGTCTGTCACGATCGACGACCTTACCGAGGCCGTCCTCAAGTACAATCACCATACGACAATTCCAGAGGCGTCTAAGGACGTACTAACCGATGTTCGCCTCTCACTCCATCACGTCCACCTCCCGAAGTTGGCCTCGGGGGGACTCATAACGTATGATCCAGAGCGACAGTTCGTGGAACCAACCGAGCAACTCGATCGGGTGCAGTCGACATTGTCTACGGTTCTCGGTGCCGACCCCACACTCGAACCAGTACTCGAATAG